The stretch of DNA aattagtattttcttgtttccatttacaaaatgagatcttacttttttcttcaaaagcaTCATATGCCCTTTGAAAGATCCATCAATAGAGTAGTTCATCTGTATTCCAATTTCCTGAatagcaaataaatttaaattcacatgaaattgcaaattgGTAAAGAGATCGAGTGAGAGGAAGATCAGTAGATCGAGGCcacattttttattcctcgTCCATGATCtccaaatgtttttttttgtggggtaTCTGATGAGAAAAAAGCACACAAAGTGCTAACATACAAATGGAGGAAATTGAATATCATTAGAGAAATGCGGAGGGACCAACACTGAATTTTATGTGAGGGGCAAACGGTTGTTTCaagttttgatatttttaactgagattttttctctttttttttgcaaatgatcgtaaatattgatatttttagaCTGAAACTTTAGAAATCTCTGCATCAgcataataattttgataGCATAATATTGTtataacaaataatttttattgattaaaaatatccaaataAGTAGCATTGATCAAAAATAGAAACAGTTTAGATGTTAGGAATATTAGCTACCTAGTTATTCTaagtttgataaaattattcgcGAATTAATTGCTCTGTATTTCCTAGTTATTTTCCCCCTGATTTTATATCGTGTGAACATGACGTAGTTCTAAGTCGAGGGTGGttgaattcaataaattacatcACTTGCTAATCTTAATTATAGACggattgcagaaaaaaagttttatgtttACAATTCACTGGCAATTTCTCTCACAGtctcttcctctttttttttataataggtagatacatacatatgtacctaTATTTCTCACGgtggaaattgtttttcctatCTCTTTGCTCTCGACACATTTCTTTCTATTAGGtgtaattttaaacaaacttgttttaaaatatttacaaggaaattttcatgtgATGGAAGAAGTTTCCTTGCAGGAAAAgcatgtgaaaattttatgatcacAATCTGCCGTAAATGATGTTTGAAAGCTGTCGATCACATTTATAGATGAAGAAATTTGTAgataatttgcagaaaaaaaattaattgtgtgTGACCTTCTCCAGGATTGTCCGGACAATGAACCGGATTTCCGGGCACAGCAGTGTTCGCACTTTGACACTGTTCCCTTCGAGGGGGTTCGCTATGAGTGGGTGCCCTACACAAAGGCTCCCAATCCGTGTGAGCTCAACTGTATGCCACGTGGCGAGAGATTCTACTATCGGCACAAAGCAAAGGTGATCGATGGCACCCGTTGCAATGAAGAATCCTTGGACGTGTGCGTGGATGGTACATGCCAACCCGTTGGCTGCGACATGATGCTAGGATCCAATGCTAAGGAAGACAAGTGCAGAAAATGCGAGGGAGATGGATCATCGTGCAAAACAGTGTCTGGAATTCTCGACATGAACAACCTCCAAGTTGGTAAGAATCTGCCACGTTTtcttgatggaaaaaaaagttcaattgcGTGCGCGTGTGAAGAGATTCCTCCGAGATATTCCCAAACATTGACATAATTAGAAAGTAATATTGGATGTGtagtgaaaagaaattcacctaaatatttattctcaatATTTACCTGcgtgaagaaattctttctttcatgTTTATACCCATTTTCCAATTAGCTCTCATCCCTCTGTGGTTTGaacagaaataaaatgtgatcTAGTTTCTTCCTCCAgctatttttcttctttctaatATGAAGCTTTCACTTTACGGgataattctaaaaatatacattttgtgTAATTAGATGGAAATAGTACaatttcttcgaaagaattaTATGAAAGCTTCATGGGGTGTTTGATCCCATTTCGCTTGATTATACTGATGAATACAATTTTGCagattttgtagaaaattcagCGATAGAGGGAACATGTAGTGGCAAATTGTTGCCATTCATTAACCTCTTGCTCTTGTtcctttttattctatgaaatgatttttttatttattttattagcccctaaatttctttcttaggCTACAACGATATTCTTCTAATACCCGCTGGTGCTACAAATATTGAGATCAAGGAAGTTGCTCCATCCAATAACTATTTGGCTATACGAAATCTCGTTGGAGCATACTACCTCAATGGCAACTGGCGGATAGACTTCCCTCGGCCAATGACCTATGCAGGTGGAATTTGGCATTACGAACGTAAACCACAGGGATTCGCTGCACCAGATCACCTGACCTGCATGGGTCCCACAACTGAACCCATTTATCTGGTTCTACTCTATCAGGATCGCAATGTAGGCATCCGGTATGAGTACAGTGTTCCCGAAGCTACTGCTCGTGTGCCTCAGCACGAGACGTACAACTGGGTATTCGGTCCATATTCCGAATGCTCAGCTACCTGTGGTGGTGGTTTCCAGACACGCAATGTAACGTGCAACAGTCGCACAACTCTTGAGCAAGTTGATGATAGTCTCTGTGATACAACTGAAAGGATGGAGGACGCGAGGCAGTGTGGTCAGGAACCGTGTCCACCACGATGGACTGAAGGTCCATGGAGCAAGTGTAGTCTTCCATGTGGGGAAGAAGGGAAGCAGGAGCGAGAGGTGACGTGCGAAAGAGTTGATTCAAGTGGCGTTGCTACGAAAGTGGAGGATTCTGTTTGTCTAAATTCAGCTGGAAATAAGCCAGCTACAGTTCAAGAATGCAACAAAGGAGTTGTTTGCCCACAATGGCATACAGGCCCATGGAAGCCATGCAGTCATCTCTGTGGTGATggtgaaaagaaacgtcaagttCGATGCTACCGCAAAGAAGATGGGAAGATTAAGGTTTTGTCGGATGATGAGTGCATCGACGAAAAACCCGCAGAAACAGAAACATGTATGCTTCGACCCTGCGATGGTGTTGATTGGATCACATCCACTTGGAGTGGATGCAATGCATGTGGACTGACTGTGGAAACGAGAACGGCCCATTGTGCTTCCAAAGCCGGCAAAATCTATGATGAGAAATTCTGCGAAAAGAAACCAAAACCAGAACTCGAACGGCCATGCACATCCAAGTCCCAGTGCGACTTCCAGTGGTTTACATCACAGTGGAGCAAATGTTCAGCTGCATGTGGCAAAGGAGTACAAACACGAACAATTATTTGTGGTGTCTTTGACGGAGAGATGGTAAAGAGAGCTCCGGATGAATCATCTTGCAATGCCGATGAAAAACCTGAAGATCAGCAGGAGTGTGAGAGTGAAAACGAATGCCCTGGACAGTGGTTCGGAGGCCCGTGGTCAGAGTGCTCTGTACCCTGTGGTGGTGGCACTAAACTCCGTAAGACGCTGTGTATGGTTGGTGATCAACCAGCTCCAGTGGAAAAATGCAGTGGTGATACAGTTGAGTTCTCATCAGAAAGCTGCAATCCTGATGCATGCATTGATGATGAGACTTTACCTGTCGACAGTACCAGTACACCAATCCTAGAGGATGATCACGATGAAGAGGAGTATTGCGATGAGGATGAGGACTATCCAGTATCTGGGGAGGAACTTGACTCAGGCGAAGTCACTGGCTTGGAGGAAACAAGTGGAACCCTAAGTTTCTTCGAAAGTGAAAGCAAGAGTACAACCGAGTCGTCTCTACTGACAGATGAGCTGATGTTAAGTGACTCAACAGGTTTTGAAACAGATGAAACTGATGCAGCTTCAACGGATCTTCCCGAGTCAACGGTTGAGGGATCAGGAACACAAGAAACTGCCAGTAGTTTACACGTGGAAACCGACGAAACGGGATCTGGTGATTTTGATGGAACACAAGAAACAACAGAGACTTCCGAAGTATCTTCCGCAAGCGTAACTGTTTCATCTTTGGGAGTGTCCCAGGAATCATCTGCAGCACAAACAACTGTAGATGTCACCGAAACTACCACTGAAGGTGTAACAACAACTTCTGAAAGTGTAACAACAACTTCTGAAAGTGTAACAGAAACATCAACAGAATCCTCTTCGGAATTCACCACAGAATCTTCCACAGAAACATCAGAATCAACATCAGAGTCTAGTGTTGATACAACAACAGAGATCTCCACGACGGAATCATTAGCAGAAACAACAACTGTTGCAGCCGAAGAAAGCACAACATCTCAAGTAGAAGAAACAACCACAAGTGAAGGAGGAACCACAACAGAAGGTGCAACTGCTACAACTGAAGCGCAAGAAAGTACAACAGTTGCAGAGACACAATCCACAGTTGAGGGATCAGATGGAACAACTGCAAGTGAAGAATCAGCAAGTCAAGAATCAACAACTGAGGGATCAACCGAGTCACCTGTTTCAACCGAAACTCCTGGATCAACAGAATCGCCTGCTTCAACGGTAACGGAAGAAACATCATCAACAGGCGAGGATGAAACGACAGAATCAGATATGGATATATGGACAACAACGGAGCAAAGTGGTGTATCACAGGATGAGGATGAAGAAACATCTGGAAGTACACCAAATACCCTCgaagaaataattaagaagGAACAGAAACCAAGAAAGTGCAAACCGAGGCCGAAAACGATGGCTTGTACAACATCGACATTCGGTTGTTGTTCCGATGAAAAAACCCCCGCTAAAGGACCTTTCGAAGAAGGTTGTCCAACACCAAAGACGTGTACTGAGACCAAACATGGTTGTTGTCCAGATGGACTATCACCGGCTAAGGGTCCGAAGAATCGTGGCTGCCCCAAGAGTGTCTGCAAGGATACTCTATTTGGGTGTTGCCCAGACAAGAAAACTCCAGCTGAAGGTAATGACAATGAAGGGTGTCCAGTTGTGGAAGTCACAACTGTTGGCGGATGCGCGGCTACTAAGCATGGATGCTGTCCCGATGGCATCACTGCAGCTGAAGGCCCCAAACACAAAGGGTGCAAAAAAGAAGACACAGAATGCACAGGGGAAACATGTACAACACCCGAGCCGAAAGTTACGGAAGAATCTAGTGTTACAGATGCCAAATTCTGTGCTCAGTCCACGTATGGCTGCTGCCCAGATGGTATTTCGGAGGCAACGGGTGAGAATTTCCATGGATGCGATATTATCGACGAGGCTGATTGCACGAAATCATTCTACGGATGCTGTCCGGATGGAAGAACACCAGCAAAGGGAGACAATCACGAGGGATGTACTGCTTGTATGCAAGAGCCATTTGGATGTTGTCAAGATGGACAAACTCCCGCCCATGGACCTCGTGGAGAGGGTTGCTGCCTCGAGCAGCCATTCGGTTGTTGTCCGGACAATATTGTTCCAGCCCGCGGGCCCAATCTCGAAGGCTGTGGCTGTGAACATTCTCCTTATGGATGCTGTCCCGATAACAAAACCTCCGCAAAGGGCTATGACAATGCTGGATGTGGTTGCCAGTACTCACGGTTCGGTTGCTGTCCAGATAAGCTTACCGAGGCAAGAGGAGAGAACTTTGAAGGATGTTCATGTCATACATTCCAGTTCGGATGTTGCCCTGATGGAGTTACAATCCCAACTGGTCCTCATAATTCAGGCTGCCATTGCTCACAAACAGAACACAAGTGCTGTGGTGATGAAATCACACCGGCTAAGGGTCCAAACTTTGAGGGATGCACATGTGCTACGAGCAAACACGGTTGCTGTCCAGATGGTGTTACACCAGCTGAAGGGAGAAACTTCGAGGGATGCGATGAAATTCCATCAAATCCACAGAAGGCATGTGGATTGCCCAGAGATGCTGGCTCATGCAAAAACTTCACAGTTAAGAGCTTCTTCGATGCAGAATATGGTGGATGTTCGCGCTTTTGGTATGGAGGATGCGAAGGTAACGACAACCGCTTTAACTCAATCGAGGAATGCAAGACGGTGTGCGAGGAGCCAATTGGAAAAGGTGAGAAATTGAATCTGGGTTTTGTTGCAGAATGTTTAGtctatttgtgaattttttgaacGATTTCAGAGGCCTGCTCACTTCCGAAATCTCATGGACCATGTACTGGATACCTTCCAATGTGGTATTATGACTCGGATCGCAATCAGTGTACGCAATTCGTCTGGGGAGGTTGTCTCGGCAACAACAATCGCTTTGAATCTCTTGAAGAGTGTCAAACTGCATGCGTTGTTGACGATTCAGCTCCACCATGCGAGCAACCTGTTGACAATGGTCCCTGCAATGGAGAGTACGAACGATGGTACTTTGATGCAGAAGCCGACATCTGCCGTCCATTCATCTACGGTGGTTGCAAGGGCAATAAGAATAACTATGCATCTGAACATGCTTGTCACTATCACTGCAAGAAACCCGGAGTTCATCGTGGTAAGTcctcaaaagtatttttgtcGAAAGATTGTTGTTGTTGCATTGGATAGCTAACTTCTTGAGAATTCTAGGTTGATGTTGCATGATGGttgtgggttttttttaatattatgtaaaccttttgttgtttttgtgtagaattttgcaattcacCAATTGAGAAAGGTAACTGCGAGAACAAGCAAGCTCGATGGGGCTTCTCCTATACTGATAACAAATGCATGCCATTCTATTACACTGGTTGTGGTGGCAATAAGAATAATTATCGCTCAGAAGATGAATGTACAACGAATTGCCCGCCTCAGATTGgtatcttattttttttccattgattgaaaatctcctcaattctcaaaaaatttcaacTAACTTTTGGTTGTTGATGCATGAATAACAGTTTGTtgaaaaaacgagaaaaactAACTCTTGGCTTCTGAACTGAGgagattttgcaatttctatATTGAGACGTTGCCGCTTgagagtaaaataaaattaacacatttaatttttttcctttgttcCGTGATATATTGAACAGAGCGCGATTTGTGCGTACTTCCTGCTGAAGTTGGAAACTGCCAGAATTATACTACTCGATGGTACTTCGATACACGACAATCTCGCTGTCGTTCCTTCTATTATGGTGGCTGCGGTGGGAATAAGAATAACTTTGAACAAGAAGAAGATTGCTTAAATCGATGCGAGCGACGACCTACAACAACACCTCAACCTGTTAGAAGACCACAAGTCCATGATGATCGCACATTCCGACAGGAGTACTGCTTCATTCAGCCAGATGCCGGGGACTGTCGAGGAGATGCCATTGTTGCTAGATGGTACTATAATAGAGAAGAGGGTGTTTGTGCTCAATTTGCATACACCGGTTGCGGTGGAAATCAGAATAACTTCGAAACTGAAGAAGATTGCGAGAGAAACTGTGATAATGTACAAggtattttttcttgtatcaTCAACAATTCTATTGTGCAACAATTaagtcctttttttttcaatagataTTTGTACACTTCCGGCACTTCGTGGACGCTGCAATGAACGCATTCAGCGATGGTATTTCGATCAGAACACCCAACGGTGTCAACAATTTGAATTTGGTGGCTGCCGTGGAAACAAGAATAACTTCTACACCGAAAGAGAATGCCAGAGCGCTTGTAGACACGAACCTGGAAGAGTTGAATACACCACGCCACCAGCACGAGCTCCAGTATCCATTTGCGAGGAGCCACGTGACTACGGGAATTGTAATGGTAACGAGCTCAAATACTTCTTCAATCGTGACACTGCATCCTGTGAGGCTTTCTACTACACTGGCTGTGGTGGCAATGGGAATCGCTTTGAGTCACAGGAACAATGCGAGCGGCAGTGCGGTGAGCATAGAGGAGTGGACGTGTGTAATGAACCAAAGGATCAAGGACCATGCGATCAATGGCAGACACGCTACTACTTTGACTCAACCAGACGACAATGTCTTCCATTCCATTACGGTGGATGTGGAGGAACTGGAAATAAATTTACGACACCCCAAGAATGCGAATCGCTGTGCATTGGACATGAGGAACCACCACCAGATGATAAAGGTACTGCCACCGTTCTATGCTTTATGATCAATGTTATTTTTCAGGCTAAATGgaccaaaattttctttcataaaactCCTTATT from Lutzomyia longipalpis isolate SR_M1_2022 chromosome 1, ASM2433408v1 encodes:
- the LOC129797420 gene encoding papilin isoform X6; translated protein: MPRGERFYYRHKAKVIDGTRCNEESLDVCVDGTCQPVGCDMMLGSNAKEDKCRKCEGDGSSCKTVSGILDMNNLQVGYNDILLIPAGATNIEIKEVAPSNNYLAIRNLVGAYYLNGNWRIDFPRPMTYAGGIWHYERKPQGFAAPDHLTCMGPTTEPIYLVLLYQDRNVGIRYEYSVPEATARVPQHETYNWVFGPYSECSATCGGGFQTRNVTCNSRTTLEQVDDSLCDTTERMEDARQCGQEPCPPRWTEGPWSKCSLPCGEEGKQEREVTCERVDSSGVATKVEDSVCLNSAGNKPATVQECNKGVVCPQWHTGPWKPCSHLCGDGEKKRQVRCYRKEDGKIKVLSDDECIDEKPAETETCMLRPCDGVDWITSTWSGCNACGLTVETRTAHCASKAGKIYDEKFCEKKPKPELERPCTSKSQCDFQWFTSQWSKCSAACGKGVQTRTIICGVFDGEMVKRAPDESSCNADEKPEDQQECESENECPGQWFGGPWSECSVPCGGGTKLRKTLCMVGDQPAPVEKCSGDTVEFSSESCNPDACIDDETLPVDSTSTPILEDDHDEEEYCDEDEDYPVSGEELDSGEVTGLEETSGTLSFFESESKSTTESSLLTDELMLSDSTGFETDETDAASTDLPESTVEGSGTQETASSLHVETDETGSGDFDGTQETTETSEVSSASVTVSSLGVSQESSAAQTTVDVTETTTEGVTTTSESVTTTSESVTETSTESSSEFTTESSTETSESTSESSVDTTTEISTTESLAETTTVAAEESTTSQVEETTTSEGGTTTEGATATTEAQESTTVAETQSTVEGSDGTTASEESASQESTTEGSTESPVSTETPGSTESPASTVTEETSSTGEDETTESDMDIWTTTEQSGVSQDEDEETSGSTPNTLEEIIKKEQKPRKCKPRPKTMACTTSTFGCCSDEKTPAKGPFEEGCPTPKTCTETKHGCCPDGLSPAKGPKNRGCPKSVCKDTLFGCCPDKKTPAEGNDNEGCPVVEVTTVGGCAATKHGCCPDGITAAEGPKHKGCKKEDTECTGETCTTPEPKVTEESSVTDAKFCAQSTYGCCPDGISEATGENFHGCDIIDEADCTKSFYGCCPDGRTPAKGDNHEGCTACMQEPFGCCQDGQTPAHGPRGEGCCLEQPFGCCPDNIVPARGPNLEGCGCEHSPYGCCPDNKTSAKGYDNAGCGCQYSRFGCCPDKLTEARGENFEGCSCHTFQFGCCPDGVTIPTGPHNSGCHCSQTEHKCCGDEITPAKGPNFEGCTCATSKHGCCPDGVTPAEGRNFEGCDEIPSNPQKACGLPRDAGSCKNFTVKSFFDAEYGGCSRFWYGGCEGNDNRFNSIEECKTVCEEPIGKEACSLPKSHGPCTGYLPMWYYDSDRNQCTQFVWGGCLGNNNRFESLEECQTACVVDDSAPPCEQPVDNGPCNGEYERWYFDAEADICRPFIYGGCKGNKNNYASEHACHYHCKKPGVHREFCNSPIEKGNCENKQARWGFSYTDNKCMPFYYTGCGGNKNNYRSEDECTTNCPPQIERDLCVLPAEVGNCQNYTTRWYFDTRQSRCRSFYYGGCGGNKNNFEQEEDCLNRCERRPTTTPQPVRRPQVHDDRTFRQEYCFIQPDAGDCRGDAIVARWYYNREEGVCAQFAYTGCGGNQNNFETEEDCERNCDNVQDICTLPALRGRCNERIQRWYFDQNTQRCQQFEFGGCRGNKNNFYTERECQSACRHEPGRVEYTTPPARAPVSICEEPRDYGNCNGNELKYFFNRDTASCEAFYYTGCGGNGNRFESQEQCERQCGEHRGVDVCNEPKDQGPCDQWQTRYYFDSTRRQCLPFHYGGCGGTGNKFTTPQECESLCIGHEEPPPDDKAICNLPAEVGRCSQNQENSHKRWYYDDSRGTCISFIYSGCAGNQNNFRSFDSCVDFCRSEQPQQPEREPSGDKCEEHTIACENLQCPYGVETKYNEDYCPVCSCEDPCSTVQCQPDSLCAIDVDRDETGQPIFLGVCRKTNKPGECPTLSDNQRCDRECYTDADCRGEKKCCSAGCGWLCLHPESPSANVSEPSRPYPYPTSYYPGSHAPVLEEKTPEEVNVAAEEGGFAVLHCFATGYPPPTITWRRHDIILNTNQGRYLLTSTGDLQIVQLHRTDDGTYVCVADNGLGTPVTREVELRINDPVNIRDADAYILGEPNSTQIVTLNQPATLRCLAGGYPKPYVSWWRDTELLPLNSSRFEQKRDNSLAFTKVDLTDLGKYTCQAYTGRGKPVSVFTTLLAVGPVHVSNEEDEKYLQYVIDPPVQTTTIRTRPEYPYRPAPPPPPRVIPLPHVQPVVPSNTPVTARLRLPGGRQYALGADIKLECVADGYPTPNITWSKDNRQLVPSHRLQIIDQNRVVIYGASREDSGFYKCEAWNGHSKSFQEEEIMVEGVFIPPECTDSQQFADCSKIVRGSYCNNPYYAKFCCRSCTLAGQLSHDRPNFV